One part of the Cellvibrionales bacterium genome encodes these proteins:
- the hda gene encoding DnaA regulatory inactivator Hda yields MTTPPPPKQLSLNVQLNDDATFDNFFATENSTHSLALQATRALAYNNSDERFIYLWGAEGTGTSHLLQAACHTASQQGQQCLYLPLEELAGYAADALLENLDQMDLICLDGLQHVVGQMGWAHALFHFYNRLRDNERCRLLVSADCAPRDLMTALEDLISRMGWGTTFYLTPLSDEEKLQAFKMRALARGIELSNDVLHFIIQRTARDMLTLFECLQSLDTLSLEEKRRVTIPFIKEVFGW; encoded by the coding sequence ATGACGACACCACCCCCACCCAAGCAACTTTCGCTCAATGTGCAGCTGAATGATGATGCAACTTTCGACAATTTTTTTGCGACAGAAAACAGCACGCACAGCCTAGCCCTACAAGCCACACGAGCGCTGGCATACAACAACAGCGACGAACGGTTTATCTATCTGTGGGGTGCCGAAGGCACGGGCACCAGCCACTTGTTACAAGCGGCTTGCCATACCGCCAGCCAGCAAGGACAACAATGTCTCTATCTGCCGCTGGAAGAATTGGCCGGCTATGCCGCTGATGCGCTGTTAGAAAATCTTGATCAAATGGATTTGATTTGTTTAGACGGGCTACAACATGTCGTTGGGCAAATGGGATGGGCACACGCGCTCTTTCATTTTTATAACCGCCTGCGAGATAACGAACGCTGTAGATTGCTTGTCTCTGCCGACTGCGCACCACGCGATTTGATGACAGCACTGGAAGATTTAATTTCGCGCATGGGCTGGGGAACCACCTTTTATCTCACGCCACTCAGCGATGAAGAAAAGTTGCAGGCGTTCAAAATGCGTGCACTGGCGCGCGGCATTGAACTGTCTAACGATGTACTGCACTTCATTATTCAACGGACAGCGCGCGACATGCTAACGCTGTTTGAATGCCTGCAAAGTTTGGATACGCTGTCTTTAGAAGAAAAGCGCCGCGTCACAATCCCTTTCATAAAAGAAGTCTTTGGCTGGTAA
- the nhaA gene encoding Na+/H+ antiporter NhaA, with protein MSADHLPETSQVHTAPWEQTFSRVLSPLAQFIQHQSTSSFLLLICTAIALALANSSLSEAYLHFLHTPISIAVGSARFEMSLQHWINEVLMSLFFLLVGLELKRELVLGELTDRQRAALPAIAAIGGMVVPAVAYWLLNPSGATAAGWGIPMATDIAFAIGALSALGKRISPTLITFLIALAIVDDIGAVLVIALFYTEQLHAGGLFISALLTAILVAFNLGGIRRVIPYLLVGMLLWCAMFNSGIHATLAGVVLAFTIPVRPKYNAPYFIHSVNKLSQQMQSGVKNNQPLHNDEMLHAHMSALEEGLEFAQAPAQRLEHQLHFSVAFFVVPLFALANAAIPINWSDITTVLTHSVTMGVTSGLILGKWIGITVTSWLAVKLGIAAMPKGMQMRHIHGIGLLAGIGFTMSFFVAELAFSSTPELLLMAKTGILFASVAAALFGYCWLRFACNNSRMRK; from the coding sequence ATGTCTGCCGATCACCTCCCAGAAACCAGCCAAGTTCACACCGCACCGTGGGAACAAACCTTTTCGCGCGTACTCTCACCGCTAGCGCAATTCATTCAACACCAATCAACCAGCAGTTTCCTATTGTTAATCTGCACTGCCATAGCACTTGCACTCGCCAACTCCAGCCTAAGCGAAGCCTACCTACACTTCCTGCATACACCGATATCTATTGCTGTTGGTTCTGCGCGTTTTGAAATGAGCTTGCAGCACTGGATCAATGAAGTATTAATGAGCCTGTTCTTTTTATTGGTTGGCTTAGAACTCAAACGCGAATTGGTGCTGGGCGAATTGACAGACCGGCAGCGCGCCGCTCTACCTGCCATTGCAGCCATTGGTGGCATGGTTGTGCCCGCTGTCGCCTACTGGCTTCTAAACCCATCAGGAGCCACTGCTGCAGGCTGGGGCATACCCATGGCAACGGATATTGCTTTTGCAATAGGCGCACTGAGCGCGCTGGGAAAACGCATTTCACCCACACTTATCACCTTTTTGATTGCACTAGCGATTGTGGATGATATTGGTGCCGTTCTGGTCATCGCCCTTTTTTATACGGAGCAACTGCACGCTGGAGGCTTATTTATAAGCGCTTTACTCACGGCAATACTGGTGGCATTTAATTTAGGCGGCATACGACGCGTCATACCCTACCTGCTCGTGGGCATGCTGCTGTGGTGCGCCATGTTCAACAGCGGGATACATGCCACCCTCGCCGGCGTTGTCTTGGCATTCACCATTCCTGTACGCCCAAAATACAATGCGCCCTATTTCATACATTCCGTCAATAAGCTCTCGCAACAAATGCAATCTGGGGTAAAAAACAACCAGCCTCTTCATAATGACGAAATGCTACATGCACACATGTCGGCACTGGAAGAAGGCTTAGAGTTTGCACAAGCACCGGCACAACGCCTCGAACATCAATTGCATTTCAGCGTGGCGTTTTTTGTGGTGCCACTGTTTGCCTTGGCCAATGCGGCCATCCCCATCAACTGGAGCGACATCACCACAGTTCTCACACATTCCGTCACGATGGGGGTGACAAGTGGCTTGATTCTTGGCAAATGGATAGGCATTACTGTTACTAGCTGGCTTGCCGTAAAACTTGGAATTGCTGCAATGCCCAAGGGCATGCAGATGCGTCACATACACGGCATCGGCTTACTCGCCGGTATTGGATTTACCATGTCATTTTTTGTCGCCGAACTCGCTTTTTCTTCTACACCAGAATTATTGCTCATGGCTAAAACTGGCATTTTATTTGCCTCCGTTGCCGCCGCACTTTTCGGTTACTGCTGGTTGCGCTTCGCCTGCAATAACAGCAGGATGCGCAAATGA
- a CDS encoding NAD(+) kinase has translation MDHFKRVGLVSRKGSSQVIDTLTALAKFLLARGARLVIESETRSMLCADIQCEQVCDRESLGQHCDLVIVVGGDGSMLGVARTLCRQSVPVLGINRGSLGFLTDIAPDEIEQRVGEVLSGHFTLEERFLLEACVERDNVVIAEGDALNEVVLHRGASLRMIEFSLYLDEHFVYSQHSDGLIVSTPTGSTAYALSGGGPILHPALDAISLVPMFPHTLTSRPIVVAGSSQLRIVLAEPGAKNEQDGQPELSCDGQMHISLRAGDVVRVQKKKEKLQLVHPLTHDYYETCRTKLGWGSRLA, from the coding sequence GTGGATCATTTTAAGCGCGTTGGGTTGGTGAGTCGTAAAGGGAGTAGCCAAGTAATAGATACTCTGACTGCACTGGCAAAATTTTTGTTGGCGCGTGGCGCTCGTTTGGTTATAGAGAGTGAAACGCGTTCGATGCTTTGTGCTGACATTCAATGTGAGCAAGTTTGTGATCGGGAGTCACTGGGGCAGCATTGTGACTTGGTGATTGTCGTTGGTGGTGATGGCAGCATGCTTGGTGTGGCGCGCACTTTATGCCGACAATCTGTGCCGGTGTTGGGTATTAATCGTGGCAGTCTTGGTTTTCTGACTGATATTGCCCCCGATGAAATTGAACAGCGTGTTGGCGAGGTGTTATCTGGGCATTTCACGCTTGAAGAGCGTTTTTTATTAGAAGCCTGTGTTGAGCGTGACAATGTTGTTATTGCGGAAGGTGATGCGCTGAATGAGGTTGTACTGCATCGCGGTGCATCGCTGCGCATGATTGAATTTTCGTTGTATCTCGATGAGCATTTTGTCTATAGCCAACATTCTGACGGTTTGATTGTTTCAACGCCGACAGGTTCTACAGCGTATGCGCTGTCAGGCGGTGGACCTATTTTGCACCCAGCGTTGGATGCGATTTCTCTCGTGCCGATGTTTCCGCACACGCTAACCAGTCGTCCCATCGTTGTTGCAGGGAGTAGTCAGTTGCGTATTGTGTTGGCGGAGCCCGGTGCAAAAAACGAGCAGGATGGACAGCCAGAATTGTCTTGCGATGGCCAGATGCACATTTCATTGCGTGCCGGCGATGTTGTGCGTGTCCAAAAGAAGAAAGAAAAGCTGCAATTGGTGCACCCATTGACCCATGATTACTATGAAACTTGCCGTACTAAATTGGGGTGGGGCAGTCGCTTGGCGTGA